One window of Methanospirillum lacunae genomic DNA carries:
- a CDS encoding molybdopterin oxidoreductase family protein produces the protein MNLKYVQTTCPFCGTGCSMNLAVVDGVVSGTQPYHRSPVNEGRLCIKGGFCEEYLSSPDRIKKPLIRKDGRLQEVSWEEAISFTAQKLKEFKPDEVACIASARTTNEDIYAMVKLAKDVIKTGNIDNTQSCLNSAIGTGIAKSVGFDASTCSIDSILSAKVIVVVGANLYVQNPILISQITSAQKSGAKILYASSVANPTGNLADEVVTYKESAGTAFINALAAEVIKSGKYDKAAEKIAGFADFKKSVASATADAAGVSEESIKSAAELITSGKGVFAFSPTALTEAGSRAMANLAILTGNADGILVLRSRNNGQGAVDVGAVPAEGSGFAAVLAGKAKAVYMGGDNPKVCECGYPVTIEALKKASLVILQDSLAGPFMDVAHVVLPAAALPEKDGTQTNTERRIQRVHKAADAPELATADWKITADIAAAMGKDFGWKSCEDVFAEMIASVPAYKGISLEQTDKPEAVMIKESAKPAFTVAVDKEA, from the coding sequence ATGAACCTTAAATACGTCCAGACAACCTGTCCGTTCTGCGGAACTGGTTGTTCTATGAACCTTGCGGTTGTGGATGGGGTAGTATCAGGAACTCAGCCATACCACCGCTCACCTGTAAATGAGGGAAGACTCTGCATTAAGGGTGGGTTTTGTGAAGAGTACCTAAGCAGCCCCGACCGCATCAAGAAGCCATTGATTAGAAAAGACGGGCGTCTTCAGGAAGTTTCCTGGGAAGAGGCAATTTCTTTCACAGCACAAAAACTCAAAGAATTCAAACCCGATGAAGTGGCATGTATTGCATCAGCCAGAACCACAAATGAAGACATCTATGCAATGGTCAAACTTGCAAAAGATGTAATTAAAACCGGGAACATTGACAATACCCAGAGTTGTCTCAACTCTGCCATTGGGACAGGAATTGCAAAATCAGTAGGATTTGATGCATCCACCTGCTCAATCGACTCTATCCTTTCAGCAAAAGTGATCGTAGTTGTCGGTGCTAACCTGTACGTTCAGAATCCAATTCTTATCAGCCAGATAACATCAGCACAGAAATCCGGTGCAAAGATTCTGTATGCATCTTCAGTAGCAAATCCAACCGGAAACCTTGCTGATGAAGTTGTAACCTACAAGGAATCAGCCGGAACTGCATTCATCAACGCTCTTGCAGCTGAAGTCATTAAATCAGGCAAGTACGACAAGGCTGCTGAGAAGATTGCAGGATTTGCTGACTTCAAAAAGTCAGTAGCATCAGCAACTGCAGATGCAGCCGGTGTCTCTGAGGAGTCTATCAAATCAGCGGCTGAACTTATCACATCAGGCAAGGGCGTCTTTGCATTCTCACCAACTGCTCTTACTGAAGCCGGGTCACGGGCAATGGCAAACCTTGCAATCCTCACCGGTAACGCTGATGGAATATTAGTTCTCCGCAGCCGCAACAACGGCCAGGGAGCTGTTGATGTCGGAGCAGTTCCGGCAGAAGGAAGCGGATTTGCAGCAGTCCTTGCAGGCAAGGCTAAAGCAGTCTATATGGGCGGAGACAACCCGAAGGTCTGCGAATGCGGATACCCGGTAACCATTGAAGCACTCAAGAAGGCAAGCCTTGTCATCTTACAGGATAGCCTTGCAGGACCATTCATGGATGTTGCCCATGTCGTACTTCCAGCTGCAGCTCTTCCAGAAAAGGATGGGACCCAGACCAACACAGAACGCAGAATCCAGCGTGTCCACAAGGCTGCAGATGCTCCGGAACTGGCAACTGCCGACTGGAAGATCACAGCAGACATTGCAGCAGCAATGGGCAAGGACTTTGGATGGAAGTCCTGTGAAGATGTATTTGCAGAAATGATCGCATCAGTTCCGGCATACAAAGGTATCAGCCTGGAACAGACCGACAAACCAGAAGCAGTAATGATTAAAGAGTCAGCCAAGCCGGCCTTTACTGTTGCAGTTGACAAGGAGGCCTGA
- the fhcD gene encoding formylmethanofuran--tetrahydromethanopterin N-formyltransferase, with translation MELNGVTIDNTFAEGFPIWVSRVIITAVTREYAMKAATEATGFATSAIGCPCEAGIEGYLSGDETPDGRPGVSIMICASKKKLPEQVMERIAECVLTAATTSVFNGLPEAEEKFDIKIHFFGDKFESKVEIGGRACWKIPIMEGDYVGEEVFGMVKGVAGGNFFVMAENQMAALLGAQAASDAILEVKGTITSFPGGIVASGSKVGSKNYKFPIPATTNEQYCPSIRDKVPDTKVPEGVKSIYELVINGVDEAAVKKAMAAGIKAAVKVPGVTFISAGNYEGKLGPFQLKLHEILA, from the coding sequence ATGGAACTGAACGGTGTAACGATTGACAACACATTTGCAGAAGGATTCCCCATCTGGGTTTCCCGCGTAATTATTACCGCTGTAACCCGGGAATACGCTATGAAGGCTGCTACTGAGGCAACCGGCTTTGCAACCTCAGCTATCGGCTGTCCCTGTGAGGCAGGCATTGAGGGATACCTCAGCGGTGACGAGACTCCGGACGGACGCCCGGGCGTCTCAATTATGATCTGTGCCTCAAAGAAGAAACTTCCAGAGCAGGTTATGGAACGTATCGCAGAGTGCGTTCTTACTGCAGCAACCACCTCTGTCTTCAATGGCCTTCCGGAGGCTGAAGAGAAGTTCGATATCAAGATTCACTTCTTTGGTGACAAGTTCGAGTCCAAGGTTGAGATCGGCGGGCGTGCCTGCTGGAAGATCCCAATCATGGAAGGCGACTATGTTGGAGAAGAGGTCTTCGGTATGGTCAAGGGTGTTGCAGGTGGCAACTTCTTTGTCATGGCAGAGAACCAGATGGCTGCACTTCTTGGTGCACAGGCTGCATCTGATGCAATCCTCGAAGTCAAGGGAACTATCACCAGCTTCCCAGGCGGAATTGTTGCATCAGGATCCAAGGTCGGGTCCAAGAACTACAAGTTCCCAATCCCGGCAACAACCAACGAGCAGTACTGCCCAAGCATCAGAGACAAGGTTCCAGACACCAAGGTTCCAGAAGGCGTCAAGTCTATCTACGAACTCGTTATCAACGGTGTTGACGAAGCAGCAGTAAAGAAGGCAATGGCTGCCGGTATCAAGGCTGCAGTAAAAGTTCCGGGTGTAACCTTTATCAGCGCAGGCAACTACGAAGGAAAACTCGGACCCTTCCAGCTCAAACTCCACGAAATCCTTGCATAA
- a CDS encoding ferritin-like domain-containing protein, whose protein sequence is MKHDEFKKVLLDAIDKEVESYTFYKTVSERVTDAALKGTFLELAEQETYHRKTLQEYLSGAKKELKFDEVKDYHLSDIIEAPALTTELKPLDGLKIAIKKEEDAMHMYQKLSDASTDAEQKKLFAELSKMELGHKARLEDIYTNSAFVEAW, encoded by the coding sequence ATGAAACATGACGAATTCAAAAAGGTCCTGCTGGATGCAATCGACAAGGAAGTTGAGTCATACACCTTTTACAAGACCGTTTCAGAACGGGTAACTGATGCAGCTCTCAAAGGTACATTCCTTGAACTTGCAGAGCAGGAAACCTATCACCGCAAGACCCTTCAGGAGTACCTCAGTGGCGCAAAGAAGGAGCTTAAGTTTGATGAGGTCAAGGATTACCACCTTTCAGACATTATTGAGGCACCTGCCCTGACAACCGAGTTAAAGCCTCTTGACGGCCTCAAGATTGCAATCAAGAAGGAAGAGGATGCAATGCACATGTACCAGAAACTCTCTGATGCAAGTACTGATGCAGAACAGAAAAAACTCTTTGCCGAACTCTCCAAGATGGAACTTGGACACAAGGCACGGCTTGAAGATATTTATACCAATTCGGCCTTTGTAGAGGCCTGGTAA
- a CDS encoding DUF262 domain-containing protein, whose amino-acid sequence MKAAKSSVWDLYNGAKQYVVPLFQRPYVWSRAQWDQLWSDITEQYSLKVGSPRDKIPDRFLGSIVVVREYEKNLDKYTIIDGQQRITTISIILAVIRAFAKERGVNELYEQISDFLKNSPRSGEGQYVVIPTRVDKASLYHIFDEDYNFEHDSRIVECFDFFWRKIDESHDLDITSLQQVITEDLCVVYIELDQGENPNQVFEALNYRGVPLEESDLIRNFFFASLESPEVAESQYDQFWKPMEERFGNHQDLISRFLRYFCMRAGDTIRSGEIFESIRRTFLGAPPDEIKGLLQDINRFSDYYLRLLQPELLPLEKVISEEIRRHLGRIKLLGSDVTAPFLMDCFGWNDPEYKNGIELADDQFSAVLKQVETYLVRRAVCGRSDVGYEEVFSLLCRTINKDGGPVQDQVSSFFIRLEEPYRMPDDDEFDDHLRYSDLYHPDTENTNAWVVMTALETYFSDQSPASEASAGIDLFDDTPSEQMIDHIMPIALTAWWQDHLGSDWQTVHQDYLHRLGNLTLTMENSSILNADFDTKKAWYALDTHLLNSSMKGIKLWRKFQIDQRSGVLAAFCKKIWPYQAKIAPPVVIQEESVPGLRFGDIPKTAKPVMVTVQGTAHAVKFWYQVLEVTVRAIYEAEPQKFERIVREWPGYFSDDSSRYKSSVGPYTFKSRFGRYQIRDMCMGMIRLVGWNDDSWSLEVTYH is encoded by the coding sequence ATGAAGGCGGCGAAGTCTTCAGTCTGGGATCTATATAACGGTGCGAAACAGTATGTGGTGCCGCTTTTTCAGCGGCCGTATGTATGGTCACGAGCTCAATGGGATCAGCTCTGGTCAGACATCACCGAACAATACTCATTGAAAGTGGGAAGTCCGCGGGATAAGATACCTGACAGGTTTCTCGGATCCATCGTTGTGGTCAGGGAGTACGAGAAAAATCTTGACAAATATACTATTATCGACGGTCAGCAGCGGATAACCACCATCAGTATCATCCTCGCGGTGATTCGTGCGTTTGCGAAAGAACGTGGTGTCAACGAACTATACGAACAGATCTCTGACTTCCTTAAAAATAGTCCGCGAAGTGGAGAAGGACAATATGTGGTCATTCCCACCCGGGTAGATAAGGCATCCCTGTATCACATCTTTGATGAGGACTATAACTTCGAGCACGACTCCCGGATTGTTGAGTGTTTTGATTTCTTCTGGCGCAAGATAGACGAATCACATGATCTTGACATCACATCTCTGCAGCAGGTGATCACTGAGGATCTCTGTGTTGTTTACATTGAACTTGACCAGGGAGAAAATCCCAATCAGGTGTTTGAGGCCCTCAACTACCGTGGCGTTCCGCTTGAAGAGTCAGATCTCATCAGAAACTTCTTTTTCGCAAGTCTGGAGTCACCTGAGGTTGCTGAGAGCCAGTATGATCAGTTCTGGAAACCAATGGAAGAGAGGTTTGGGAACCATCAGGATCTCATCTCACGCTTTCTTCGATACTTTTGCATGAGGGCTGGTGATACTATCCGTTCAGGAGAGATCTTTGAATCGATCAGGAGAACGTTTCTTGGTGCACCTCCTGATGAGATTAAAGGCCTTCTGCAGGATATCAACCGGTTCTCTGATTACTATCTCCGTCTGCTTCAACCTGAACTTCTCCCGCTTGAGAAGGTTATATCAGAAGAGATCAGGCGACATCTTGGCAGGATCAAACTGCTCGGATCAGATGTTACCGCCCCATTCCTGATGGACTGTTTTGGATGGAATGATCCTGAGTACAAAAACGGGATTGAACTTGCTGATGACCAGTTTTCTGCCGTCTTAAAACAGGTTGAGACATACCTGGTCAGACGCGCAGTGTGCGGGAGATCTGATGTCGGGTATGAAGAGGTCTTCTCGCTTCTGTGCAGAACGATTAACAAGGATGGAGGACCGGTTCAGGATCAGGTTTCCTCGTTCTTTATACGGCTTGAAGAGCCGTACCGGATGCCTGATGATGATGAGTTTGATGATCACCTGAGATACAGCGATCTCTACCATCCTGATACTGAGAATACCAATGCCTGGGTAGTAATGACGGCCCTTGAAACGTACTTCTCTGATCAGTCACCGGCATCAGAGGCATCAGCAGGTATCGATCTCTTCGATGATACGCCATCTGAGCAGATGATTGATCATATCATGCCTATTGCACTGACTGCATGGTGGCAGGATCACCTGGGATCAGACTGGCAGACCGTTCACCAGGATTACCTCCATCGTCTTGGCAACCTGACTCTCACGATGGAAAATTCTTCCATTTTAAACGCTGATTTTGATACAAAGAAGGCATGGTATGCCCTTGATACGCACCTTCTTAATTCATCAATGAAAGGGATCAAACTCTGGCGTAAATTCCAGATTGATCAACGGTCCGGTGTCCTAGCTGCGTTTTGTAAAAAAATCTGGCCGTACCAGGCTAAAATCGCCCCCCCTGTTGTGATACAGGAAGAGTCTGTTCCCGGGCTTCGGTTTGGGGATATCCCAAAGACAGCAAAACCTGTAATGGTCACCGTGCAGGGAACAGCCCATGCAGTTAAATTCTGGTACCAGGTTCTTGAGGTTACCGTCCGGGCAATCTACGAAGCAGAACCACAGAAGTTTGAGCGTATTGTACGTGAATGGCCGGGGTACTTTTCAGATGATTCGTCCCGTTATAAATCATCGGTAGGTCCGTACACATTCAAGTCCCGGTTTGGAAGATACCAAATCCGTGATATGTGTATGGGAATGATTCGTCTGGTTGGCTGGAATGATGATTCCTGGTCATTAGAAGTAACATATCATTAA
- the mmp11 gene encoding methanogenesis marker protein 11, translated as MNPSIQTTTEELSSKARSTEVNLVDPYIIHYPWITALASEDGSQVELIECFDCIGGAMWVKKHYAKSPLVTSVRTVGSTNRYILKTGAVDLNLEGSRFPAGICAVSLSDSTIQISYRGMGGGGVGATICRATAAGVISSECEESGGGKVAGSTLTFARNTRVLIGVDDTDTPEQGATWTLVHNIARAVTGDPKNAGPHRYLSHTIVQLFPVPFRTKNCVGVVAEFASTNPQDLIDRFAGLLKKYTLSEKTGMAVYTGFSPDTLLAFGEKVKRGQVEPDEAGRLEGGNLRIIMNGRGITGALAAIPFYTRYDEALELYGP; from the coding sequence ATGAACCCTTCTATTCAGACAACTACTGAAGAACTTTCATCCAAAGCCAGATCTACTGAAGTGAACCTGGTAGATCCATATATTATTCATTATCCCTGGATTACCGCTCTGGCGTCTGAAGATGGTAGTCAGGTTGAACTCATCGAATGTTTTGACTGTATCGGTGGTGCGATGTGGGTGAAGAAGCATTATGCCAAGAGCCCGCTTGTCACCTCAGTCAGGACTGTCGGTTCGACGAACCGGTATATCCTGAAGACCGGTGCTGTTGATCTCAATCTTGAAGGCTCACGGTTTCCGGCAGGCATCTGTGCAGTCAGTCTCTCTGATTCAACAATCCAGATCTCGTACCGGGGTATGGGCGGTGGAGGGGTTGGTGCCACCATCTGTCGTGCTACAGCTGCAGGTGTCATTTCTTCAGAATGCGAGGAATCAGGGGGAGGGAAGGTTGCAGGATCTACACTGACCTTTGCCAGAAATACGAGAGTGCTTATCGGGGTTGATGACACCGATACTCCAGAACAGGGTGCAACCTGGACCCTGGTCCACAATATCGCCCGTGCTGTGACCGGCGATCCAAAGAATGCGGGTCCCCACCGCTATCTCTCACATACCATAGTTCAACTCTTCCCGGTGCCATTCAGAACCAAGAACTGTGTCGGAGTTGTCGCCGAGTTTGCATCTACAAACCCGCAGGACCTCATTGACCGTTTTGCCGGGCTACTCAAAAAGTACACACTATCAGAAAAAACAGGCATGGCTGTGTATACCGGCTTTTCTCCAGATACTCTTCTTGCATTCGGTGAGAAGGTCAAGCGTGGTCAGGTGGAACCGGATGAGGCAGGCCGGCTGGAAGGTGGAAATCTCCGGATTATCATGAATGGCCGTGGAATTACGGGAGCATTAGCCGCTATCCCGTTCTACACCCGGTATGATGAGGCACTGGAACTCTATGGACCTTAA